In Gemmatimonadaceae bacterium, the genomic window ATCGTATACGTCCCCAAGGATGCCTCGCCCACGCACACCTATCCGATGGTCATGGAGCGCACCTGCTACTCCGTGGCGCCCTATGGCCCGGACGACTATCCCGCCCGGCTCGGCCCCGATCCCTTCATGATGCGCGACAAGTACATCTTCGTGTATCAGGACGTGCGCGGCCGGTACATGTCCGAGGGCACGTTCGTGAACGTGCGCCCCTTCATCCCCGATTCGATCAAGGCCCGCGACCACACCAAGGTGGACGAAGCATCGGACACCTACGACACGATCGACTGGCTGCTCCAGCATGTCGCCGACAACAACGGCCTCGTGGGCCAGTGGGGCATCTCGTATCCCGGCTTCTACACGACGATGGGCGCGCTGTCGGGACATCCGGCGCTCGTCGCCGCGTCGCCGCAGGCGCCGGTCACCAACTTCTACTTCGAAGATTTCCACCACAACGGCGCCCTCACGCAGGCGTACTTCTATACCTACCCGCTGTTCGGCATCCAGCATCCCGCGCCCACCACCGACGCCTGGTGGGCCCCGAGCATGGTGAAACAGGGGCTGCCCGACGACTACGACTTCCAGCTCGGACTGGGACCGCTCTCCACCACCACCAACCGCTACTACAAGAACAACTTCTTCTGGCAGGAAATCATCCACCATCCGGACTACGACGCGTTCTGGAAGGCGCGCGCCCTGGCTCCGTATCTCAACGGGCACATGCCCGCGATGCTCACCGTGGGTGGATGGTTCGACGCCGAGGACCTCTACGGGCCGCTCACCGTCTACAAGACCATCCAGGCCCACGATCCCAGGAACTTCAACGCCATCGTCGAGGGCCCGTTCCGCCACGGCGGGTGGTCGCGCACCGATGTCGTGCATACGGTGCACGGCGACATCTACTTCGGCGATTCCCTCGAGACCAGATTCCAGCGCGACGTCGAAGCGAAGTTCTTTCATCATTTCCTGAAGGATCGCGGCCAGGGTCCGGTGGGCCTCCCCAACGCGCTCATCTTCGATACCGGCGACAAGGCCTGGCGCTCGTACGACTCCTGGCCCGCGAAAACGGCCGTCAACCGCGAACTCTACTTCCAGGCCGACGGCAAGCTGTCGTTCGATCCGCCCAAGGGCGGCGGCGCCTACGACGAGTACGTGAGTGATCCCGCGCAGCCGGTGCCGAGCCGCTGCCGCATCCCCACCATTCAGGGGCTCACCATGTACCAGTACATGAGCGACGACCAGCGGTGCTTCGACAACCGCCGCGACGTGCTCACGTTCGAGACCGACAGCCTCGCCCAGGACGTCACGCTCGGCGGCGAGATGACGGCGCGCCTGTTCGTCAGCACGTCCGGCACCGACGCCGACTACGTGGTCAAGCTGATCGACGTCTATCCGATGGGCGAGCCCGACAGCCCGTACCGCCCCGACACCACGGTGCATTACGCCGGCTACCAGCAGCTCGTGCGCGGCGAGATCATGCGCGGCCGCTATCGCGATGGGTTCGACAAGCCCGAGCCGTTCGTGCCCGGCCGCGCCACACAGGTGCAGTTCCGCCTGCAGGACGTGCTCCACACGTTCAAGAAGGGACACCGGATCATGATCCAGGTGCAGAGCTCCTGGTTCCCGGCGTTCGATCGCAACCCGCAGCGCTACGTGCCGAACATCTACGACGCCAAGGCGAGCGACTTCGTGAAGGCCACGGAACGCGTATACCACACGCCGAGCCGCGCCAGCGGGCTGCAGGTGGAGGTCATCCCCGACGGCCGGTAGGCGCCGCCGACATTCGTCCGCTTGACACCCATCCGCATCCGTCGTATCCTCCCGTCCCACACATTCACCAACACCGATTCCAATGCCCGTGTCGCGCGCCTTCAGCAATTCCAATAATTGCCCCAATCGGGCCTCCAATCCGGGGTCTGGGTAGCGCGCGCGCACTGTTCATCGTTCGCAAGCGCCCGCCAGATCTCTCTCCGGCGGGCGCTTTTTTTGGGTACAGTCGTCGCATCGATGGGGCGTAGGTCAATTGGCAGACCGCCTGACTGTTAATCAGGAAGTTGGTGGTTCGAGTCCACCCGCCCCAGTTCCGTAGTATTGTTCAGCATCACCCCGATCAAGGCGATGCCGTTTCGTATTCTCGTCACTGACGAAGTCGACCCCGAAGGGATCGCGCTCCTCCGCGCGGCCCCTGAGCTCCAGGTGGACGTGATGCCCACGCTCCCCGAGCCGGAGTTGCTGGCGCGCATCGGCGAGTACGACGCGATCATCGGCCGCAGCGCCACCCGCATCTCCGAGCCGCTGCTCCGCGCCGGCCGGCGACTACGCGTGGTGGGGCGCGCCGGCGTGGGCGTGGACAACGTGGCCCTCGACACCGCCACCGCGCTCGGCGTGGCCGTCATCAACGCACCGGCCGGGAACACGGTGGCCGTTGCCGAGCTGTTCTTCGCGTCGCTCATCGGGCTGCTGCGCCACGTGCCGCGCGCCGACCAGTCCACGCGCGAGGGACGCTGGGAGCGCGCCCAACTGCTCGGCACCGAGATCAAGGGCAAGACACTCGGCATCGTGGGCGTGGGACGCATCGGCGGCGAGGTGGCCGCGCGGGCGCGCGCGTTCGGCATGACGGTGGTGGGCTACGACCCGTACATCGCCGGGGAGCGCTTCGACAGCCTGCACGTGCGGCGTTGCGCCACGCTCGACGCGCTGCTCGACGCCTGCGACGTGCTCACGGTGCATACGCCCCTCACCGACGAGACGCGCGGCATGATCGGGCCCGGGCAGATCGCGCGCCTCAAGCCCGGCGCCGTGGTGGCCAATCTCGCGCGCGGCGGCATCGTGGACGAGACGGCGCTGGCCGCCGCCCTCCACGCCGGCCATCTGCGCGGCGCCACGGTGGATGCCTACGTCAAGGAGCCGCTCAAGGGCGACCACCCGCTCCTGCACGCCCCCCACATCCTGCTCACGCCGCACATCGGCGCCAGCACCGCCGAGGCGCAGCGCAACGTGGCGGTGGACGTCTGCGCCGCCGTGCGCGACGCGCTGCTCAACAACGAATATTCACGCTCGCTCAACGTGGCCGAGGCGGGGGGCGACTGGCAGGCGCTGCAACCGGCCATGCTGCTCGTGCGCCGGGTGGCGGCGGTGGCGCGCGCGCTGCTCGCCGACCGGGGGGCCCGGGCCATCGCGTCGGTCACGGTGCGGCTGGGCGCCGAGCTGGCGCCGGGCCGCGGGCCGCTGCTGGCCGCCGCGGCGCTGGGCGCCCTCGAAGGCGTGGTCGAACGCGAGCGGCTGAACATCATCAACGCCCGCGCCGTGGCGCAGTCGCGCGGCATCGAACTCGTCTATGCCGAGGCCGGCGTGCCGCCGCACGCGCGGGCCGTCGAGGTGCGCCTGGCCGCCGACGGCCAGGACATCCGCGTGGGCGGCGTGGCCGCGCTCGACGCGCCGCCGCGGCTCACCCGCATCGGCGACTTCCACGTGGACGTGGCGCCGCGCGGCACGCTCCTCGTGCTCTCCAACCGCGACGTGCCCGGCGTCATCGGCCACGTGGGCACCGCCCTCGGCAACGCCGGCGTGAACATCGCCGAGTATCACCAGGCGCGGCTGGCCCAGGGCGCCGAGGCGCTGGCCGTGGTCTCGATCGACGGCGCGGTGAGCGACGAGGTGCGCCACGCCCTGCTCGCGCTCCCCGACGTGCACTCGGCCACCCTGGTGCGATTTGGCGGGGACGCGTGACCGCATGACCGCGAGCGGACTCGAGCACGACCGGTCCGTTCGCGAAGCGTACGCGCGCGATGCCTCGGGACTCCGGCGCGTACCGGAGGCCGTGGCGCGCCCCACGAGCGCCGCGGAAGTGGCGGAGACGGTGCGCCGCGCCGCGGGCGAGCGGATGTGCGTCACGGCGGCGGGCGCGCAGACCAGCACCACGGGCGCGTCGATTACCGACCGCGGTATCCTGCTCTCCACGCGCGCCATGGCGCGCGTGCTCGACCTGGACGAGAGCGCGCGCACCGTGCGCGTGGAGCCCGGCGTTTTGCTCGGCGACCTGCAGCGCGCGCTCGCGCCGCACGGACTGTTCTTCGCGCCCGATCCCACCAGCGATCAGGAGTGCACCGTGGGCGGCGCCGTGGCCTGCAATGCGTCGGGACCGCGCACGCTGCGCTACGGTCCCACGCGCGCCCATGTGCGCGCGCTCACCGTGGTGACGGCCGACGGCGCCACGGTCGAGGTGCGACGTCCGCTGGTGGAGAAGAACACCGCCGGACTCGTGCCGGTGCAGGATCCGGTGGACTGGTTCGTGGGGAGCGAGGGGACGCTCGGCATCGTCGTGGCCGCCGAACTGGCGCTGCTGGAGCGGCCGGCGCGTGACATCGGGCTCGCCATCCCGCTGCCCGACGAGGAACGCGCCCTGGCGTTCGTCGTCGCGGCCCGCGAGTCGCCCACGGTGCGGCCCCGGTGCCTGGAGTACTTCGACGTGGCATCGTTCGCCATCGCGCGCGGCGACGCCGACGCGCCGTCGTGGGCGCCGCAGGCCGGAGCCATGGTGTACACCGAGGAGACCACCGACGGCGGCGAGCCACCGCTCGACGCGTGGCTCGCGCTCGCCGAGGCATTCGGCGCCAACGCCGCCGACGTGCGCGTGTTCGACGGGGACGCCGCCATCCGCGAAGCCCGGCGGCTGCGGCACGCGGTGCCGGCCACGATGCACGAGCGCGTGGCGCCGTATCTCGCCGCCGGCGGGCGCCGCGTGTCCACCGACTGGGCCGTGCCGTATCGGCTTGCGGCGCGGGCCGTGGCCATGGCGCGCCGTCACGCGGGCGAGGCCGGCATCGCGCCGGGCATCGTGTACGGACATCTGGGCAACGGGCATCCGCACCAGAACTTCGTGGCCCGCAATCCCGACGAGGTGCGGGCCATGGAAGCCGTGGTCGAGCGCACCCTGCGCGAGGTGATCGCGATGGGCGGCACCGTGTCGGCCGAGCATGGGATCGGCAAGCTCAAGACGCGCTGGCTGCCCCTGCAGCTGTCGGCGATGCAGATGGGCGTGATGCGCGCCATCAAGCACGAACTCGATCCCACGGGGCTCTTCGCGCCGGGCAACATCCTGTGACCGCGCCCCTTCCACGATTCGCCTCGGTGGTGTTCGACGTCGACTCCACGCTCACCGGCATCGAGGGCGTGAACTGGCTGGCCGACCGGCGCGGGCCGGCGACCGCGGAGTTCGTGCACCGCCTCACGGACCAGGTGATGGCCGGCGCGTTGCCCATCGAGCAGGCGTACGCCGCGCGGCTGGAGCGCATCGCGCCCACACACGACGAGGTGCGCGCGCTGGGCGAGGCGTATCGCGACGCCGTGGCGCCCGACGCGCGGTCCGCGATCGGCGCGCTGCGCGGGGCGGGGGTGCGGCTCGTGGCCGTGAGCGGTGGGCTGGACGCGGCGGTGCGCCCGTTCTGCCTCGACCTGGGATTCGCCGACGCCGACGTGCACGCGGTGCGGGCGCAGTGGAACGCGCGGGGCGAGTACGTGGGGTTCGACCGCGAATCACCGCTCGTGACGCAGACCGGCAAGCCCACGGTGCTCCGCGCGCTGGCGCTGCCGCGGCCGATCCTCGCCGTGGGCGACGGCAGCACCGACGTCGAGATGAAGCGCGGCGGCGTGGCCGAGGCGTTCGCGGCGTACGTGGGGTTCGCGCGCCGCGCGCTCGTGGTGGCGGCGGCGGACTTCGTGGTGGAGTCGTTCGATCAGTTGACGGCGCTGGTGGCGTCCCAGCGATAGCCGTCGCGCTTCGCTACGGCCGCCGTCCGCTCATCGTCACCACCGCCGCCGTGTAACCGTCGGCATCGGCGCCCGCCATCGGGAACGTCACCTCGACCACTCGCTCCGCGCCCGCCCCACCCGCCGCCGTGACCGTTGCTCCCGTGCTGGCCGACGCCGCGAGCGTGCGCGCCGCCGTCACGCCGGGCGCCATCACGCGGAACGCGTACGTGCGCCCGGCGAGTCCCTCCAGCGACACCACGTAGTTGGCCCCCGCGTCCGACAGCCGCTCGCTCAACACGCGGGGGGCCCTGGAGCGATCGCCGATCGTGGGCGGCATCTCCGGCGGCACGATGCTCCATCCGCCGCTGTACGACACGCCCAGCGTTGCCGAATCCACCAGCGAGGCGCGCACGGTCGCGTGCACGTCGCCGAGCGTCTCGTCCACGGTCACGCCGGCGCCCGCGGCGCGCGCCCCCAGCGGCAGCGCCGGCGAGAAGATCAGCTCCACCGGCGTGCGATCTCCACTCCGGCGCACCGACAGCGTGATGCGCCCGCGGGCGCGCCGCACCACGAAGGACAGCGTGCTCCGTCCCACGGGCACGTGGTCCACCGCCACCGAATCCCAATCCGGCGGCAGGTGCGGCGCCAGCGTCACCCGCCCCGCCGGTACGTCCACGTCGATGCCGAGCAGCCCGCGGATGAGTGGCGTCAGCACCATGGACGTGGCGAAGAACTGCTGCGGCACCGCCGTGTCGAGCGGTTTGTACAACCGCCCCGAGATCACTTCGGGATTGCGCCCCCGCGATTCGGCGAACGTGGTGCGCGCGATCGCGTCGAGCGCGAACAGCCCGGCCGGCGCGTTGTGATACCGATACTCGGCCAGCGACACGAACCCCGTCACGAACGGCCACACGGCGCCGTTGTTGTAGTGCAGCGGGTCGAACAGCGCGCTCGTCGCGCTGAGCGGACGCGCCCCCCAATCGGTCATGATGCTCGACGACGCGAGGCGCGCGGCCATGTCGGCCCCGCGCGCGGCGTTGAACACGCCGAACGCCATCGCCGTGGCCGGCCATGCCGTGAGATTCGCGTTCACCGTGCCGTCCTGCAGCAGCGCGAACGCGTACTGCCGCAGCTTGGGCAGCCAGAGCGCCGATTCCATGGTGCGGATGGCCCTCGCGCGGATGGCCTGCGCGCTGTCGGCCAACGCGGGCTCGCCCATGGCCTGGGCCATGCGCGCGAACCGATCCAGCGACGCCACCCACACGCCGCTCATGTACACGTCGGAGAGGATGCCGATCTGCAGATCGCCCACCTCCAGGGCGCCCGCGCCGGCGGCGGGGTTCTCCATCAGCCCGTCGCCGTTGGTGTCGGTCTTGCGCGACCACTCGTATGCGCGCTTGAGGTTGGGCCACAGCTCGCGGACGAGCGCCGTGTCGCCCGTCTGCCGCCAGTACTCGCCAAAGGCCAGGATCCAGAACGGCGTGGTGTCGCCGTGATAGTACGGATACGGGTAGCTGAACCAGTCCACGTGCCCGGCGCCCTGCGAGATCTCGTGCGTGATCTTGCCGTCGGCGCGTTGGTACCGGGAGAAGAAGCGCAGCGCCCCCTGCCGCACGAGCGGCGCTTCGCCCACGCCGTCCATGGCAAAGGAGTTGATGGCCGCGTCGCCGCCAAAGAACCACCCGAATCCGGGCCGGTCGCTGGCCCCGCCCGACAGCCCGTAGCCCGCCACGAGGCCGCAGCCGAGGTCGGGATTGCAGACGTACGCCTCATCGAGATTCACCTTGGCGTACTCCACGGCCTTGTTCAGCAGCGTATCCGGCGAGCGCAGGGCGAACATCGTGGTGCGAATGGAATCCTCGTGCGCCACGCGGCGCTTCCACTCGCGCTCCGCGGCCCCCGGGGCGATCAGCTCCCGATAGAGCGCGAGCGCCGAGTCGTGCGGCATCTCGCCGCCGGCCAGCACGATGGGGATGTACGCCACGTGCAGGTTCACGTCGTGGCCCGGCGGCTCGCCCAGCCGCGGCGCCGTGTACCGGTCGGCGGCGCCGCCCACGCCGAGTACCAGTTCCGGCGGCGCGGCGGCGAGCATGTGCGCCGGCACGTCGGACGCCTGCGTCACGGCCGGCGACCCGAGAAAGGCGTTGATCCGCCGCTTGCCTTCGGAGAACAGGAACGCGCGCGCGTTCTGCTCCCAGATCAGATACTGCCCGCCCAGCCCCGCCGGCCAGGCATAGTGAATGTCGGGCGTGAACTGGGCGATGATGTCCAGCGGACGGATGGCGTCCACCTCGAGCAGGATGACCACGGCGGGTTTGTCGAGCGGCACGAACACGTGCTCGCGCACGGTGAACTGCTCGTACGCGTAGGTGATCGTGATCCCTTCGGGGCGCTCCTCCATCCACCGCGCCACGTCGCGCCCGTCGATCGGCTGCGTGTACTTGGGCACGCGGAACGACAGGTGAAAGTCGTGCAGCCACTTGATGGGCCACGACCACATCTCGAGTTGGCCGTCCTCGGTGCCCATGGCGATCGCGCGCCGGCCCACCGCCGACGCGAACACGCCGGGCCGCGCGTCGCCGCGGAGCGCGAGCGGCGAGTCACCCAGCGGGAACCACGGGATCGTCGTCGTCGCGGTGTCGAACACGGGCTCGGCCACGGCGGGCGGCGCGCCCGGGGCGCGGGGCGGCGGCTTGGGGTTCTGCGCCAGCGCGGGCGCGACCAGCAGCGAGACGGCGAGGAGCGCGGAGCCCAGCGCGGAACGCGAGCG contains:
- a CDS encoding CocE/NonD family hydrolase, whose product is MRLLRPLAGAVCLALLCAATATASAQQSDADFIRANYTKFEYRIPMRDGVNLFTIVYVPKDASPTHTYPMVMERTCYSVAPYGPDDYPARLGPDPFMMRDKYIFVYQDVRGRYMSEGTFVNVRPFIPDSIKARDHTKVDEASDTYDTIDWLLQHVADNNGLVGQWGISYPGFYTTMGALSGHPALVAASPQAPVTNFYFEDFHHNGALTQAYFYTYPLFGIQHPAPTTDAWWAPSMVKQGLPDDYDFQLGLGPLSTTTNRYYKNNFFWQEIIHHPDYDAFWKARALAPYLNGHMPAMLTVGGWFDAEDLYGPLTVYKTIQAHDPRNFNAIVEGPFRHGGWSRTDVVHTVHGDIYFGDSLETRFQRDVEAKFFHHFLKDRGQGPVGLPNALIFDTGDKAWRSYDSWPAKTAVNRELYFQADGKLSFDPPKGGGAYDEYVSDPAQPVPSRCRIPTIQGLTMYQYMSDDQRCFDNRRDVLTFETDSLAQDVTLGGEMTARLFVSTSGTDADYVVKLIDVYPMGEPDSPYRPDTTVHYAGYQQLVRGEIMRGRYRDGFDKPEPFVPGRATQVQFRLQDVLHTFKKGHRIMIQVQSSWFPAFDRNPQRYVPNIYDAKASDFVKATERVYHTPSRASGLQVEVIPDGR
- the serA gene encoding phosphoglycerate dehydrogenase; protein product: MFSITPIKAMPFRILVTDEVDPEGIALLRAAPELQVDVMPTLPEPELLARIGEYDAIIGRSATRISEPLLRAGRRLRVVGRAGVGVDNVALDTATALGVAVINAPAGNTVAVAELFFASLIGLLRHVPRADQSTREGRWERAQLLGTEIKGKTLGIVGVGRIGGEVAARARAFGMTVVGYDPYIAGERFDSLHVRRCATLDALLDACDVLTVHTPLTDETRGMIGPGQIARLKPGAVVANLARGGIVDETALAAALHAGHLRGATVDAYVKEPLKGDHPLLHAPHILLTPHIGASTAEAQRNVAVDVCAAVRDALLNNEYSRSLNVAEAGGDWQALQPAMLLVRRVAAVARALLADRGARAIASVTVRLGAELAPGRGPLLAAAALGALEGVVERERLNIINARAVAQSRGIELVYAEAGVPPHARAVEVRLAADGQDIRVGGVAALDAPPRLTRIGDFHVDVAPRGTLLVLSNRDVPGVIGHVGTALGNAGVNIAEYHQARLAQGAEALAVVSIDGAVSDEVRHALLALPDVHSATLVRFGGDA
- a CDS encoding FAD-binding oxidoreductase; this translates as MTASGLEHDRSVREAYARDASGLRRVPEAVARPTSAAEVAETVRRAAGERMCVTAAGAQTSTTGASITDRGILLSTRAMARVLDLDESARTVRVEPGVLLGDLQRALAPHGLFFAPDPTSDQECTVGGAVACNASGPRTLRYGPTRAHVRALTVVTADGATVEVRRPLVEKNTAGLVPVQDPVDWFVGSEGTLGIVVAAELALLERPARDIGLAIPLPDEERALAFVVAARESPTVRPRCLEYFDVASFAIARGDADAPSWAPQAGAMVYTEETTDGGEPPLDAWLALAEAFGANAADVRVFDGDAAIREARRLRHAVPATMHERVAPYLAAGGRRVSTDWAVPYRLAARAVAMARRHAGEAGIAPGIVYGHLGNGHPHQNFVARNPDEVRAMEAVVERTLREVIAMGGTVSAEHGIGKLKTRWLPLQLSAMQMGVMRAIKHELDPTGLFAPGNIL
- a CDS encoding HAD-IB family phosphatase codes for the protein MTAPLPRFASVVFDVDSTLTGIEGVNWLADRRGPATAEFVHRLTDQVMAGALPIEQAYAARLERIAPTHDEVRALGEAYRDAVAPDARSAIGALRGAGVRLVAVSGGLDAAVRPFCLDLGFADADVHAVRAQWNARGEYVGFDRESPLVTQTGKPTVLRALALPRPILAVGDGSTDVEMKRGGVAEAFAAYVGFARRALVVAAADFVVESFDQLTALVASQR
- a CDS encoding GH116 family glycosyl hydrolase, with translation MPRSLARSRSALGSALLAVSLLVAPALAQNPKPPPRAPGAPPAVAEPVFDTATTTIPWFPLGDSPLALRGDARPGVFASAVGRRAIAMGTEDGQLEMWSWPIKWLHDFHLSFRVPKYTQPIDGRDVARWMEERPEGITITYAYEQFTVREHVFVPLDKPAVVILLEVDAIRPLDIIAQFTPDIHYAWPAGLGGQYLIWEQNARAFLFSEGKRRINAFLGSPAVTQASDVPAHMLAAAPPELVLGVGGAADRYTAPRLGEPPGHDVNLHVAYIPIVLAGGEMPHDSALALYRELIAPGAAEREWKRRVAHEDSIRTTMFALRSPDTLLNKAVEYAKVNLDEAYVCNPDLGCGLVAGYGLSGGASDRPGFGWFFGGDAAINSFAMDGVGEAPLVRQGALRFFSRYQRADGKITHEISQGAGHVDWFSYPYPYYHGDTTPFWILAFGEYWRQTGDTALVRELWPNLKRAYEWSRKTDTNGDGLMENPAAGAGALEVGDLQIGILSDVYMSGVWVASLDRFARMAQAMGEPALADSAQAIRARAIRTMESALWLPKLRQYAFALLQDGTVNANLTAWPATAMAFGVFNAARGADMAARLASSSIMTDWGARPLSATSALFDPLHYNNGAVWPFVTGFVSLAEYRYHNAPAGLFALDAIARTTFAESRGRNPEVISGRLYKPLDTAVPQQFFATSMVLTPLIRGLLGIDVDVPAGRVTLAPHLPPDWDSVAVDHVPVGRSTLSFVVRRARGRITLSVRRSGDRTPVELIFSPALPLGARAAGAGVTVDETLGDVHATVRASLVDSATLGVSYSGGWSIVPPEMPPTIGDRSRAPRVLSERLSDAGANYVVSLEGLAGRTYAFRVMAPGVTAARTLAASASTGATVTAAGGAGAERVVEVTFPMAGADADGYTAAVVTMSGRRP